The stretch of DNA CAGTGAAAGCCGCTTTTAAAATAATCAGCACTGGAACAGCCGCCACCATTCCGATGACACCGCCAAGCTCTCCCCCCGCAAACAAGGCGCCAATAATAATTAACGGATGAAGATGCAGGCTTTTACCGACAATCCAAGGGGACAATAGGTTGCCTTCGAGAAATTGCAGAACGAAGATAATAATGGCCGTATAAACCGCCATTTGAAACGACATGGTCAACGCAACGATTACGGCAGGAACCGCGCCAATCAGCGGTCCGAAATAAGGGATGACATTCGTAATTCCAATAATTAATCCAAGCAGGATCGGGTATTTCAAACCGATGACCGTAAACAATAAAGCAGCGCCAGCCCCCGCCAATAAACAGACGAACAGCTGGCCGCGAATATAGCCGCCAAGCGAAAGATCCAACTCGCTGACAAAGCGGAGCCCCCTCGTGCGCCATTTTCTTGGGGTCATTTTCCACGCCATCCTTTTAACCCTCTCGATATCCTTCAGCAAATAAAAAGAAATAAAAGGAACGATGGCCAGCAGCAGCAAAAAGTTCACGGCTTTCATCAGCAGATTCATGAAAGCTTCCACAAGATTCGCTAACCAGTTTTCAAAGCCGGTGATCCGCTTGCGAATTTGCTCCTGTACCTCTTCCGGCCAGCTTAGTGATTCCAGTTGCAAAGCGGCCACCTGTTCTTCATACATCCGGGAGATTTGCGGGGCGCTGGCCGATAATTCCTTTAGTTGGGCAATAAACAGCGGAGCTCCTTTAAACAAGGCTAAGCCGCTGATTCCGAAAAATATCAGGTAGATCATGAAAATAGCGCCTACTCGAGAAATTCCCCGCTTGACCATTTTTTGAACGAGCGGATGGAGCAAATAGGCGATAAATCCTCCTAATAAAAACGGCAGCAAGCTGATCCATATTCCGTACAAAACCGGCAGTATAACGGACCGCAGCAAGAACAGCACATACAAAATCAAGAGCGTGAGCAAGGCAGTTCCTGCCATATACAGCCACTTTAACTTTATTTTATTTTCCATCGCAGCCAAACACCCTTTTCGCAAACTGTACTTGCTCCTAGTTTGCGGTTAACTATCATGTATTTATTCATAAAATAATGGTATTCTCTTTACATACGACTACGAGTCAGCTCATAAACGAGCGATTTTCTCGCCGTGGGACAGCTGTTTGTCCATCTATTTTAAAAAAACGGTCTCATCAAAAGAGCATCTTTTTGGTATAGCTTATCAACCAAGCTGATTTCGTACGCGCATTTTTACTATTATTCAAAAAAAGGGAGCCGAATACCAGTACATGTTTGATCATCAATGGGAAACGATTGTACCGATTATAAAAACAATTGACGTAAAGGCTTATTCCGATAACCGACTTGTAGAGGTCGGTTCGCTTCCAAGCCGCTTGCGATGTATCGGCAGAGGCACAGATGCGGCTGTATTCATCCATGAGCAGCATCCTGGTTTCGTGTTTAAGGTCTATGCCGACGGAAAAGAACAAACGCAAAAAAACGAAGAGGAAGCCTATCGAAAACTGAATAATCATCCTTACTTTTCTGCCTTTTACGGGTCTGGGGATGGGTGTATCGTCATCAGCTATGAACCGGGACCCAATCTGTATGAGTGCCTGACATCAGGCGTTTTCATTCCGCCCCGGGTCATTGAGCAAGTGGATGAGGCAATTGCTTACGCAAAGGAACAGGGACTGAACCCTCGAGATATTCATTTAAAAAATATCATTATGCAGCCCCATTCCATTAAGCTGATTGATCTATCCGAATATGTGTTGCCTGGAAATGATAAGCGCTGGGAACATTTAAAGGAAGCTTACCAAAAGTACTATCCCTTTTTGAAATCCCGCAAAATCCCGGAAGAGATTCTAGACTATATCAAAGCTTATTATGAGCAAAACCCAACGCCGCATTTGCCGGCCTCATTATTCAAGCGGATACTTTCGCTTTTTTCAGGCAAAAGGGAAGGATGAAAAAAAGGGATGTCTTCTTGCGACATCCCTTTTTATGATGCGCTGGGGCTCTCGGCTATGATGATCTGACTGCCAGCCCCTTGCGCTTTTCTTTGTCCAGCTGCAGGTCTTTGCGCAAGCTCCTCCCCATCCAGGCAAAACGCCTTTCTGTGTGGATCGTCTTGTGCTGAAGGCGGGGCATTTCCAGCCCCTTCCGCTTTTCCTGTCTAAAACAACCTTCTCATTCTTCTGGCCATTCTGCGGCCGAATGTGGAGTTATTGCGGTTGATCATCGCCATCATCGCCATTCCAGCGCCTAATCCGACTAAGGAAGTCATTGTTCTTGTCATGGATATCCGCCTCCGTTTATAGGATTGTTTGACTGCGTGAGCTGCAGCTTGCCATCGAACGCTCAACCCCCTAACAGGCAAAAAAGAACACCCTTTTATCCGGCTCTTTTGATAGGGGTCAAAGGGCAGCAATTTGGCTGCTATAGTGGATGAGCGCGTATTGCTTTCTGTCGTCAGCTCATTTTTCTTTGTTCTTCTTCAAACAGGTCATCGAGAGAGCTTAAGGATCCGTCCTCTTCGACCTGGTGAGTAAAGATCATGTTATTGCTGACAGAAAGTTCGATAAAGCAATTCCAGCAATAGTATTGACTAGTGCCGATTTTTCCGATTTCTTTACTGCAACAGTTTGGGCATTGCATATGGTGCCACCTCGCACACTTATTAGCTTTTTGCTAACAGGGTGTCCGTCATCGAGGAATTTTATACCTGTCCCCAAGGCTAATTCAGCTTTAGCGGACAGGTTTATTATTTTCTCATTCTAAAAAATCATAAGGCGAAATGTTTTCCATGCCGATCATCGGATCGATCGCCAGCATCGTCTCCTCTGTTAATTGCAGAGGCTGCTTGTGATTCGTTCCTTCTGTCGTTTTGGCAGAAAGCACCGCAAGCAGTTTTTCTTTCAGGGTAGTTTTTCTTATGAGGTCATCCGTGCGCTCAATCCCCATGCGAAACGCTTCTTCTTCCCCGCATAGAATCAAAAACTGCTTGCTCCGAGTAATGGCCGTATACAGCAAGTTGCGGCGTAGCATGCGATAATAGCTCTTCACGACCGGCAAAATCACAATGGGGAATTCGCTTCCTTGCGATTTATGAATGGAGCAGCAAAAGGCATGAGTGATCTGATTTAACTCCGACCTCGTATAGGTCACTTCATTGCCGTCGTAAGAAACGATCAGCATATCTTGCTTTTCCGTGTTTTCTTTGGCATAAAAAACGGAAACCACTTCTCCAATGTCCCCATTAAAAATATTCTGATCGGGCTGATTGATAAGCTGGAGGACTTTATCCCCTATTCGGTACTGCACATCTCCAAAGGCCAGCTGCTTTCTCGTTCCATCCGGGTTGGGATTGAAAATCTCCTGCAGCAGCTCATTGAGACGGTCAATTCCCGCTGGCCCTTTGTACATCGGCGCCAACACTTGAATATCCTTTGCGGTAAAACCCTTTTTGATTGCGTTTTTCACGACCTGCTTCACAACATCCGGAATTTGCTGAGCGCGGCACGTCAAAAATGACCGATCCTTCTGTTGTTTAGCGATATTGGCTGACAAACGGCCATTTTTTATTTCATGGGCCAATTCAATAATGGAGGAGCCTTCCTCTTGACGATAAATATCCTTCAGCTTAACGGCCGGAATCACTTCTGAAGCTAAAAGATCCTTCAGTACTTGGCCCGGACCAACCGACGGCAGCTGATCTTCATCTCCAACCAAAACGACTTGAATATCGTCAGGCAGCGCTTTAAATAATTGGTGAGCAAGCCAAATATCCACCATGGACATTTCGTCAATAATCACCAGCCGTCCTTTGATTTCTCGAGCTTCCTCTTCATCAAATGACTCCTGCCCGTTAAAGCCGAGCAGCCGGTGAATCGTCACAGCAGGAAGACCGGTTGATTCGGCCATGCGCTTAGCAGCCCGTCCAGTCGGCGCAGCCAGCTTAATCGGAAAAGGCTCCTCCTTATCATAGCTTCTCGGGTCGAGCGAACAGCCGTGAAGCTCAGCATATAATTCAACAATCCCCTTAATGACGGTTGTTTTCCCAGTTCCGGGCCCTCCCGTCAGCAGCATGAGCGGAGACATGAGCGCCGTTTGAATGGCTTCCTTTTGCGAAGGGGCATATTGCACGCCTGTTCGCTCCTCCAACTCTCCAAGCGCCAGCAAAAATTCCGACTCAGGAAATTGGCCTGCGTATTGAGTCTGCTTTAAGAGCCGCTCAATCTTCGTCACCAGCCCTTTTTCAGAGAAAAATAAAGACGGCAAATATACGCGCTGATCCTCCCCGATCACTTTTCCTTCCTCCTCCAAAGCGATCAGCTGATTGGCGATCGTTTCGAAGGAAACGGGCTCTTTTCCATTTTTCTCAAGAAGAGCTTTTACCGATTTTAATAACGGCTCAGCCTCCAGATAGCAGTGGCCTTCTTGCAAGCATTGCTGCTCAATAGTGAAAAGAATGCCCGCTTTGATTCGGTCAGGATGTTCTCCTTGAATACCGACCTGAGCACCTAGTTCATCTGCGCGCCCAAAACCGATTCCTTCAATATCCTCCACCAGCTTATATGGATTTTGTTGTATTATTTCAATGGCTTGCTGCTGGTATACTTGAAAGATTTTCATGGAAAGCTGCGGGCCGAAGCCGTATTGATTTAAAGCGACCATGATCTGCTCAAGACCTTGATACTCGAACAGCGTCTCATATAGCTTTTGCGCTTTATCCGCAGATAAACGCGGAACCTCCTCAAGCACAGCAGGATTCTCTAAAATCTTGGGGATCGCCTGCTCGCCAAGCGTTTCTACAATTTGCTCAGCCGTCTTTTTTCCAATGCCTTTAAACAGCTCACTGGATAAATAATTGATAATCCCCTGCTTCGTCTGCGGAATTTCCTTTTGCGCGTATTTGGCATGAAACTGGCGGCCAAATTTCGGATGATCGATAAATGCTCCGTAGAACACGTACGTTTCCTGTTCATGAATTTGCGGGAAATAGCCGGTAACAACCGCTTCCTTCTCCTCATACGCATCATTCGTTTCCATCACGCGAATGCGTATAACTGAATAGAGATTGTCTTTGTTATGGAAGATTGTGACAAGATGGCGCCCTTTGATATATTTTTCCCCATCTTCGAACAGGTCCATGGAGTTTTGTTCCACACGTGCCACCCCTTCACTTTTCAGCTTTCTTCTGTTGCTTTTTCAATCATTTTCTTGCCATAGCCAGCTAGCGCATGGTCCGGCTGCACGTCTAATGCACGGTTGAACATCTCGATCGCCTTCTTTGCATCGTTTACGTGTCCGGCATAAGCCACACCTAAATTATAATACGCATCAGCGTGCTCCGGTTCTGCCTTAACCACCTGTTCCAGCTGTTTAATCGCTTCGTCATATACCTTTGCTTTCGCTAAGGCAAGTCCAAACTGAAAGCGTGCCTCCACATCTTCTTCGTTCAATTCAACCGCCCGCTGCAAATAGGGCAAAGCAAATGTCGCTTGATCAAGCTGCATGAAAGTTAAGCCCAGCATAAAAAAGGCGTCGCTTTCCTGCAGCCCCTTCTGCACGGCTTGCTCAAATTGCTTGCAGGCTTCTTCCAAATGATTCTGCTCATATAAAAAGGTGCCAAAGGCGTAATAAGCCGCGCCGGCATCTGGATCCACCTCAATTGCTTTGCGGTAAAATGCCTCCGCGCGTTGCAGTTCACCAACGGCTGAAAGCACATGGCCGAAGTTGATATACGCCGTCGGATCTTCAGGCGCTTCTTCAATTCTCTCTGTAAATAACTTAAGAGCCTCTTCCACTTTCCCTTGCTGAAGATACTCAATTCCTTGTAAATTCTTATCCATACTCCACCTCTACACGCTTTAATAAAAAAATTATATCATACAGAAAAAGCCTTAAAAGCAACGAAGTGCTTTTTAAGGCTTTTTCTTGCGGCTACCCAACGTATGTCAGGCGCTCGCCATTTTTAAACACTTGATCAATGGTTCCTCCGCCAAGACAAACATCCCCGTCGTAAAATACAGCCGCCTGACCCGGCGTAACCGCGCGAGCCGGCTCATGAAAGTCCACTTTGACCTTGTTGTTTTCGAGCAGATGCACCGTCACCTTGCTGTCTTTCTGGCGATAGCGGAATTTCGCTGTGCATTCAAACGAACTCGGCTTGGGCTCATTCGACACCCAGTTGATCTGATCTGCAATCAATGAGTCCGAATAAAGCAGCCCGTTATGAAAGCCTTGCTCCACGTAAAGGATATTCTTCTCCAAATCCTTTCCGACAACAAACCAAGGGTCCCCCGAACCGCCGATGCCAAGGCCATGCCGCTGACCGATGGTATAGTACATCAACCCATCATGCTGGCCCTTCACCTCGCCATCCATAGTAGACATAGGACCAGGCTGGGCCGGAAAATAACCGCTTAAAAATTCCTTGAAATTGCGTTCACCGATGAAGCAAATACCCGTGCTGTCTTTTTTCGTTGCCGTCGCAAGATTCGCATGTTTGGCAATTTCACGGACTTGCTTCTTATTTATGCCGCCAATGGGAAACAGAACCTTCTGTAATTGCTCTTGCTGCAATTGATTCAAGAAGTAGGTCTGATCTTTATTTTCATCCAGCCCCCGCAGCATTTTCACTTCTTTTTCGCTGCGGTCAATTCGCGCATAATGGCCGGTTGCCAAGTAATCCGCCCCTAGCTTAAGGGCATGCTCTAAAAACGCTTTGAATTTAATTTCTTTATTGCACATCACATCGGGATTTGGCGTGCGTCCCGCTTTATATTCATCCAGGAAATAAGTAAATACCTTATCCCAGTACTGCTTCTCAAAATTCACTGCATAATAAGGAATGCCGATTTGGTTGCATACCCGTATCACATCTTCATAATCTTCCGTTGCTGTGCAGACGCCATTCTCATCCGTATCGTCCCAATTTTTCATGAAAATGCCGATGACGTCATACCCCTGCTCTTTTAATAAGAGCGCGGCAACCGAAGAATCCACTCCGCCGGACATTCCAACAACGACTCGAGTATCTTTCGGTGCTTTTTCCATTCATTCCACTCTCTTTCCAAAAATCAGGAAATCCGCCTAGCTCCGCGTTAAACGGGCAGTAATTTGCGCGAGGGCTCTTCCTGCTTGATCAATTTGTGCCTCCGTTGTCGTAAAGCCAAAGCTGAAACGGATCGAATTGCGCAGACGATCGGAATCCTTGCCGAACATGGCGACAAGCACATGGGAGGGCTCAATAGATCCCGCAGTGCAGGCCGATCCGCTTGAAGCAGCAATCCCTTCCAGGTCTAAGTTTACGAGCATAGCCTCTACATCCGTTCCAGTGAAGCTTAAGTTTATCACGTGGGGAAGCGCTTGTTCAAGCGATCCGTTCAGCTGAAAGTCCACTTCGTGCGCCGTTAATCTATCGATGAGCTGCTTTTTAAAACCGATGTACTTCTTTGCTTTTTCTCTGCGTGCTTGACCTGCTAACTCGACAGCTTTGGCAAAACCAGCGATCGCAGGAACATTTTCTGTTCCAGCGCGCCGCTTTCTTTCCTGTTCCCCGCCGAAAATCCCTGGGGACAGCGGGAGGCCTTCTCTGGCATATAAAAAGCCAATCCCTTTTGGGCCGTTTATTTTATGACCAGAGGCGGACAATAAATCAATATGCTCCCTCTTCACATCGATGTCCAACAATCCGTAAGCCTGTACGGCATCCGTGTGGAAGGAAGCCTGGTGATCCTTAAGCACTTCACCAATCTCGGAAATCGGCTGAATCGTCCCCACCTCGTTGTTCCCATACATCACGGAAACGAGAATGGTATCCTCTCTTAACGCGGCCTGTACAGCATCCGGCTGTACCAATCCCATTTCATCCACCGGCAAGTACGTCACGTCAAATCCTTCTTTTTCCAGCTGCTCACATGTATGAAGTACAGCATGATGCTCGATCGCTGTTGTAATAATATGGCGGCCCTTGTCCTTCATGGCCCGGACAGTACCGATGATCGCAAGGTTATCCGCTTCCGTTCCGCCGCTTGTGAAAATGATTTCGTTAAAGTCCGCTCCTACACTGGCGGCAATTGCTGTTCTTGCCGTATCGACGACATGCCGGGCAGCTCTGCCGAATGAGTGAATGCTTGACGGGTTGCCAAACACTTCTGCCATCTGAGCAGCCATCACATCCATCACTTCGGGATGAACAGGCGACGTTGCCGCATGGTCTAAATAAATTCGTTCCAATTTTGTCACTCCTTATATGTAAAACATATAACCATCTGATTCGCCATGGTCGGTATGTTTAGCTAAATCATCCAGTGTTGTATTTTCTAAAACATCTTTAATAGCATCGCTAATGCGTATCCACAGTTCGCGTTTAGCCGGCTCTTCATCTTCAATTCCCTCGACAAGGCTAATCGGCCCTTCCAATACGCGCATAATATCTCCCGCCGTAATGTCTTTCGGATCTCTTCCCAGCACATAACCGCCGTAAGCCCCGCGGATGCTGCGTACCAGCCCTGAATTGCGCAAAGGAGCAATCAGCTGTTCCAAATAATGCTCAGATAAGTTATGCACCCCAGCGATCACCCGCAATGAGGTGGGCCCTTCCCCATGCCTCTTTGCCAGTTCAATCATGATTGTTAATCCATATCTTCCTTTAGTTGAAATCCTCATTTATTTACACCTCTGTTATGTTCTTCTTTCCTATGGTTTCCTCTATTGATTAGTATATATGAAATCCGTTCATATTGTGGCAATGAAATACTGGCAATCTTGCCGACCGCCCAGGCGATATCCGGAGCAGCCAGACCCATTCCGCTCCTTACATAGGCGGCCTGCCGCGCAGATCCGCCCTAAGATACGCGCGAACAAACCGGCGGCAAGGTTCAACACATCTGCTTAAACAGACCGAATCCCAAGCGTCAACCCCCATTGCTCTTAAAGATGAGCATGATAACACTAAGAGACATAGCGAACAAGCCAATCCTAAAAAATTATCAGCCTCACCATCGGAATCCCCTGCTTTTTCCTCTACATGATCCCATTCTTTATTACTTCGACTTTAACAGTCGTCAGCCTTCGCTATTATAGCATAGAACCCTGATCAAAAAACATGATCGCTTCCTTTTAGATATGATAAAGTGAAGGAAACACCCGATTGAAAGAAATGAGGAATGACAAAGATGAAACCACTGGCCTTTCGTATGCGCCCGCGCACCATTGAAGAAATTATTGGACAGAGTCACCTGGTCGGTGAAGGGAAAATCATCCGCCGAATGGTGGCAGCTAAGCAACTGTCTTCTATGATCTTGTATGGTCCCCCCGGCATTGGAAAAACCTCCATTGCCAGTGCTATCGCCGGCAGCACACAATACGCTTTTCGTACATTAAACGCTGTCACTAGCAATAAAAAGGACATGGAAATTGTGGCGGCAGAAGCCAAAATGTCTGGAAAGGTGATTTTATTGCTTGATGAGGTCCATAGACTTGATAAAGCAAAGCAAGATTTTTTGCTGCCATTTTTAGAAAACGGGATGATTACATTGATCGGCGCAACGACAAGCAACCCTTATCACGCCATTAATCCGGCGATTCGCAGTCGCTGCCAAATTTTCGAATTGCATCCGCTTACAGCAGAACAGATTAAAGAAACGCTGCAGCGGGCATTACATGATCAAGAGCGAGGGCTTGGCAAATACAGAGTGATCATGGATGAAAAAGCGCTCAATCATTTGGCGCAGGCGAGCGGCGGCGATGTCCGCAGCTCATTA from Bacillus xiapuensis encodes:
- a CDS encoding AI-2E family transporter, with product MENKIKLKWLYMAGTALLTLLILYVLFLLRSVILPVLYGIWISLLPFLLGGFIAYLLHPLVQKMVKRGISRVGAIFMIYLIFFGISGLALFKGAPLFIAQLKELSASAPQISRMYEEQVAALQLESLSWPEEVQEQIRKRITGFENWLANLVEAFMNLLMKAVNFLLLLAIVPFISFYLLKDIERVKRMAWKMTPRKWRTRGLRFVSELDLSLGGYIRGQLFVCLLAGAGAALLFTVIGLKYPILLGLIIGITNVIPYFGPLIGAVPAVIVALTMSFQMAVYTAIIIFVLQFLEGNLLSPWIVGKSLHLHPLIIIGALFAGGELGGVIGMVAAVPVLIILKAAFTADRRVKDQMQTAPH
- a CDS encoding serine/threonine protein kinase, which gives rise to MFDHQWETIVPIIKTIDVKAYSDNRLVEVGSLPSRLRCIGRGTDAAVFIHEQHPGFVFKVYADGKEQTQKNEEEAYRKLNNHPYFSAFYGSGDGCIVISYEPGPNLYECLTSGVFIPPRVIEQVDEAIAYAKEQGLNPRDIHLKNIIMQPHSIKLIDLSEYVLPGNDKRWEHLKEAYQKYYPFLKSRKIPEEILDYIKAYYEQNPTPHLPASLFKRILSLFSGKREG
- a CDS encoding DUF3918 family protein; the protein is MTRTMTSLVGLGAGMAMMAMINRNNSTFGRRMARRMRRLF
- the recD2 gene encoding SF1B family DNA helicase RecD2, encoding MDLFEDGEKYIKGRHLVTIFHNKDNLYSVIRIRVMETNDAYEEKEAVVTGYFPQIHEQETYVFYGAFIDHPKFGRQFHAKYAQKEIPQTKQGIINYLSSELFKGIGKKTAEQIVETLGEQAIPKILENPAVLEEVPRLSADKAQKLYETLFEYQGLEQIMVALNQYGFGPQLSMKIFQVYQQQAIEIIQQNPYKLVEDIEGIGFGRADELGAQVGIQGEHPDRIKAGILFTIEQQCLQEGHCYLEAEPLLKSVKALLEKNGKEPVSFETIANQLIALEEEGKVIGEDQRVYLPSLFFSEKGLVTKIERLLKQTQYAGQFPESEFLLALGELEERTGVQYAPSQKEAIQTALMSPLMLLTGGPGTGKTTVIKGIVELYAELHGCSLDPRSYDKEEPFPIKLAAPTGRAAKRMAESTGLPAVTIHRLLGFNGQESFDEEEAREIKGRLVIIDEMSMVDIWLAHQLFKALPDDIQVVLVGDEDQLPSVGPGQVLKDLLASEVIPAVKLKDIYRQEEGSSIIELAHEIKNGRLSANIAKQQKDRSFLTCRAQQIPDVVKQVVKNAIKKGFTAKDIQVLAPMYKGPAGIDRLNELLQEIFNPNPDGTRKQLAFGDVQYRIGDKVLQLINQPDQNIFNGDIGEVVSVFYAKENTEKQDMLIVSYDGNEVTYTRSELNQITHAFCCSIHKSQGSEFPIVILPVVKSYYRMLRRNLLYTAITRSKQFLILCGEEEAFRMGIERTDDLIRKTTLKEKLLAVLSAKTTEGTNHKQPLQLTEETMLAIDPMIGMENISPYDFLE
- a CDS encoding tetratricopeptide repeat protein, encoding MDKNLQGIEYLQQGKVEEALKLFTERIEEAPEDPTAYINFGHVLSAVGELQRAEAFYRKAIEVDPDAGAAYYAFGTFLYEQNHLEEACKQFEQAVQKGLQESDAFFMLGLTFMQLDQATFALPYLQRAVELNEEDVEARFQFGLALAKAKVYDEAIKQLEQVVKAEPEHADAYYNLGVAYAGHVNDAKKAIEMFNRALDVQPDHALAGYGKKMIEKATEES
- the mnmA gene encoding tRNA 2-thiouridine(34) synthase MnmA; this encodes MEKAPKDTRVVVGMSGGVDSSVAALLLKEQGYDVIGIFMKNWDDTDENGVCTATEDYEDVIRVCNQIGIPYYAVNFEKQYWDKVFTYFLDEYKAGRTPNPDVMCNKEIKFKAFLEHALKLGADYLATGHYARIDRSEKEVKMLRGLDENKDQTYFLNQLQQEQLQKVLFPIGGINKKQVREIAKHANLATATKKDSTGICFIGERNFKEFLSGYFPAQPGPMSTMDGEVKGQHDGLMYYTIGQRHGLGIGGSGDPWFVVGKDLEKNILYVEQGFHNGLLYSDSLIADQINWVSNEPKPSSFECTAKFRYRQKDSKVTVHLLENNKVKVDFHEPARAVTPGQAAVFYDGDVCLGGGTIDQVFKNGERLTYVG
- a CDS encoding cysteine desulfurase family protein yields the protein MERIYLDHAATSPVHPEVMDVMAAQMAEVFGNPSSIHSFGRAARHVVDTARTAIAASVGADFNEIIFTSGGTEADNLAIIGTVRAMKDKGRHIITTAIEHHAVLHTCEQLEKEGFDVTYLPVDEMGLVQPDAVQAALREDTILVSVMYGNNEVGTIQPISEIGEVLKDHQASFHTDAVQAYGLLDIDVKREHIDLLSASGHKINGPKGIGFLYAREGLPLSPGIFGGEQERKRRAGTENVPAIAGFAKAVELAGQARREKAKKYIGFKKQLIDRLTAHEVDFQLNGSLEQALPHVINLSFTGTDVEAMLVNLDLEGIAASSGSACTAGSIEPSHVLVAMFGKDSDRLRNSIRFSFGFTTTEAQIDQAGRALAQITARLTRS
- the cymR gene encoding cysteine metabolism transcriptional regulator CymR, giving the protein MRISTKGRYGLTIMIELAKRHGEGPTSLRVIAGVHNLSEHYLEQLIAPLRNSGLVRSIRGAYGGYVLGRDPKDITAGDIMRVLEGPISLVEGIEDEEPAKRELWIRISDAIKDVLENTTLDDLAKHTDHGESDGYMFYI